The following proteins are co-located in the Camelina sativa cultivar DH55 chromosome 12, Cs, whole genome shotgun sequence genome:
- the LOC104731578 gene encoding chitotriosidase-1-like, protein MSSTKLIIYYITFFLSLLLRSSSAQNIVKATYWFPGSEFPVADIDSSLFTHLFCAFADLNPQTNEVTISSTNQPKFSTFTQTVRRKNPSVKTLLSIGGGGNESISAAFASMASNPNSRKTFIDSSITLARSNGFNGLDLDWEYPKTETEMNNFGTLLQELRSAATAEASSSGNPPLLLTAAVFYSSDHYSAIYPVQVVANSLDWVNLMAYDFFYRSDSSNITGPPAALYGPSNTGPSGDAGVRAWTQAGLPAKKAVLGFPFYGYAWSLSNANANSYYAATTGPAILPGMPEAGAITYGQIKKFIMDNGVTPVNNSTVVGDYCYAGTTWIGYDDSQSIVTKVRYAKEKGLLGYFSWHVGADDNSELARAASQA, encoded by the exons ATGTCGTCAACAAAACTCATCATCTACTACATCACTTTCTTCTTATCTCTCCTCCTCCGATCCTCCTCGGCCCAAAACATCGTAAAAGCTACCTATTGGTTCCCCGGGAGTGAATTTCCTGTCGCTGACATTGACTCTTCTCTTTTCACTCACCTTTTTTGCGCTTTCGCTGATCTCAATCCTCAAACCAATGAAGTCACTATCTCCTCCACGAACCAACCAAAATTCTCCACCTTTACACAAACCGTCCGGCGAAAAAACCCTTCCGTGAAAACTCTTTTGTCTATCGGTGGTGGTGGAAATGAGAGTATATCAGCCGCGTTTGCTTCCATGGCAAGTAACCCTAACTCTCGGAAAACGTTCATTGATTCTTCGATTACGCTGGCAAGATCGAATGGGTTCAATGGTCTCGATCTAGATTGGGAATACCCGAAGACTGAAACGGAGATGAACAATTTCGGGACGCTACTTCAAGAGTTGCGATCCGCGGCTACGGCAGAGGCCAGTAGCAGCGGTAACCCGCCTTTGTTATTGACAGCTGCGGTTTTCTACTCGTCGGATCACTATTCAGCAATATACCCGGTTCAAGTCGTTGCCAACAGTTTGGATTGGGTTAATCTTATGGCttacgattttttttatagatcgGATTCATCAAATATAACTGGTCCACCGGCCGCTTTGTATGGCCCTTCAAATACAG GTCCAAGCGGAGACGCGGGAGTAAGGGCGTGGACTCAAGCTGGACTTCCCGCGAAGAAAGCAGTGTTGGGGTTTCCATTTTACGGCTACGCGTGGAGTCTCTCAAACGCCAACGCTAACAGCTACTACGCTGCAACCACTGGACCAGCGATACTACCGGGAATGCCAGAGGCCGGTGCGATAACTTACGGTCAGATAAAGAAGTTTATTATGGATAACGGGGTAACACCAGTTAATAACTCGACGGTTGTCGGAGATTACTGTTACGCTGGTACTACTTGGATTGGTTATGACGATAGTCAGAGCATTGTGACGAAAGTTAGATACGCTAAGGAAAAAGGTTTGCTTGGTTACTTCTCGTGGCATGTTGGAGCTGACGATAATTCAGAACTAGCTCGAGCAG CGTCACAGGCATGA
- the LOC104731577 gene encoding putative E3 ubiquitin-protein ligase XBAT34: MVQQQSESKDELLFQQVSYNDVEAIKLLRREGAGFEDVAYIVPIPEEDSTGTTSMVEDTTGNMAFAVQTRLRNLCLIREDRDKMLCASCGRTGHLAENCSYVRSRGQAQDKTKG; encoded by the exons ATGGTGCAACAACAGTCAGAGTCCAAGGATGAGCTTCTGTTTCAGCAAGTGAGTTACAATGACGTCGAAGCTATCAAATTGCTTCGTCGTGAAGGTGCAGGATTCGAG GATGTAGCGTACATTGTTCCAATTCCGGAAGAAGACTCTACAGGAACAACGAGCATGGTAGAAGATACAACCGGCAACATGGCCTTTGCGGTTCAGACCAGACTGAGAAACTTATGCCTAATTCGTGAGGACAGAGATAAGATGCTATGTGCAAGTTGTGGACGCACTGGTCATTTGGCTGAGAACTGTTCATATGTCCGATCAAGAGGACAAGCGCAGGATAAAACCAAAGGTTag